From the Manis javanica isolate MJ-LG chromosome 13, MJ_LKY, whole genome shotgun sequence genome, one window contains:
- the RSPH4A gene encoding radial spoke head protein 4 homolog A isoform X2 — MEELTSLNQEKETQEPGEAGQPREEMTAASSQDPEPGLSEPPESQTGPETESQPNSSPPRSPQTKASMPLGDLTRPGASSPAFPPQEASSTPSSLALARQDLAASWQSGKTTSVISEAGTPYADHLEQSPDKGESPLHQTCQSEGNAFQQSQKAKHHVFGAKDVSYTNAKPKELEFDIFQEEDTNSNYDLDQTGPRASEMAPGMLEIAIQNAKTYLLKTSSKSGLNLYDHLSNMLTKILDEHPENAVDIIENISQDVKMTHFSKKLDTLQNENEMLPTYEIAEKQKALFLQGNLEGTDQELEDEIAENSLSNVMESAFYFEQAGVGLGTDETYRIFLALKQLTDTHPIQKCHFWGKILGLEMNYIVAEVEFREGDEEDMEEEDITEERDNGDSEADEDEDELPRAFYKAPQAIPKEESRTGTNKYVYFVCNEPGRPWVKLPSVTPAQIVTARKIKKFFTGRLDTPIISYPPFPGNESNYLRAQIARISAGTQVSPLGFYQFNEEEGEEEEEVEGRRDNFEENPDFEGIRVIDLVESLSNWVHHVQHILPQSSKIHHRGQHGSPQISLLNMLLQSLDPTFGLEHTPFPMASKYLTTYKAIIVII, encoded by the exons ATGGAAGAGTTGACCTCTttgaatcaagaaaaagaaacccaAGAACCAGGGGAAGCAGGGCAGCCACGGGAAGAAATGACAGCAGCTTCTTCCCAAGATCCTGAGCCTGGGTTATCTGAGCCCCCAGAATCCCAGACGGGTCCAGAGACTGAATCCCAGCCCAATAGCAGCCCTCCTCGGAGTCCCCAGACTAAAGCCAGCATGCCACTGGGCGACCTCACAAGACCAGGTGCATCATCTCCGGCTTTCCCTCCCCAGGAGGCCTCTTCTACTCCTTCTTCCCTGGCTCTTGCCAGACAGGACCTTGCAGCATCATGGCAGTCAGGCAAGACCACTAGTGTGATTTCTGAAGCTGGGACACCTTACGCTGACCACCTGGAACAATCACCTGATAAAGGAGAATCACCTCTTCATCAGACATGCCAATCAGAGGGAAATGCCTTTCAACAGTCTCAGAAAGCCAAACATCACGTTTTTGGAGCAAAGGATGTGAGCTATACCAACGCAAAACCAAAAGAGCTGGAATTTGATATTTTTCAGGAGGAAGATACAAACAGTAACTATGATCTGGATCAGACTGGGCCTAGGGCCTCTGAAATGGCCCCTGGCATGCTTGAGATTGCCATTCAGAATGCTAAGACTTACCTACTGAAGACCAGTAGCAAGTCCGGCTTAAATCT ATATGATCATCTTTCTAATATGCTGACCAAGATCTTAGATGAGCATCCTGAAAATGCTGTGGACATCATTGAAAATATTAGCCAAGATGTGAAGATGACACATTTTAGTAAAAAATTAGATACACTTCAAAATGAGAACGAGATGCTTCCAACATATGAAATAGCAGAGAAGCAAAAGGCTCTTTTTCTCCAGGGAAACTTGGAAGGAACTGACCAAGAACTGGAAGATGAAATA GCAGAAAATTCTCTTTCAAATGTAATGGAgtcagctttttattttgaacaagCTGGAGTTGGTCTGGGTACAGATGAGACTTACCGCATATTTCTTGCCCTCAAACAGCTTACTGACACCCACCCAATCCAAAAATGCCATTTCTGGGGCAAAATCTTGGGTCTGGAAATGAATTATATTGTGGCTGAAGTAGAATTTCGTGAGGGAGATGAAGAGGACATGGAAGAGGAAGATATAACTGAAGAGAGGGACAATGGAGATAGTGAAGCTGATGAAGATGAAGATGAATTACCAAGGGCCTTTTACAAGGCCCCGCAGGCTataccaaaagaagaaagtagaactGGTACCAATAAATATGTCTATTTTGTTTGCAATGAACCAGGAAGACCATGGGTGAAGTTACCATCGGTTACACCTGCACAAATTGTTACTGCAAGAAAAATCAAGAAGTTTTTCACTGGGCGATTGGATACTCCCATCATAAGCTACCCACCTTTCCCAGGAAATGAGAGCAATTACTTACGAGCACAAATTGCCAGAATTTCAGCAGGGACCCAAGTCAGCCCTCTAGGATTCTATCAGTTTaatgaagaggaaggagaggaggaagaagaagtagAAGGCAGGCGAGATAACTTTGAAGAAAACCCGGATTTCGAAGGCATTCGAGTGATTGATCTAGTGGAATCCCTATCCAACTGGGTTCATCATGTACAACATATTCTCCCTCAG AGTTCCAAAATACACCACCGTGGACAACACGGCTCTCCTCAAATCTCACTCCTCAATATGCTATTGCAGTCCTTAGATCCAACCTTTGGCCTGGAGCATACGCCTTTTCCAATGGCAAGTAAGTATCTGACAACTTACAAAGCCATTATTGTGATTATTTAA
- the RSPH4A gene encoding radial spoke head protein 4 homolog A isoform X1 — MEELTSLNQEKETQEPGEAGQPREEMTAASSQDPEPGLSEPPESQTGPETESQPNSSPPRSPQTKASMPLGDLTRPGASSPAFPPQEASSTPSSLALARQDLAASWQSGKTTSVISEAGTPYADHLEQSPDKGESPLHQTCQSEGNAFQQSQKAKHHVFGAKDVSYTNAKPKELEFDIFQEEDTNSNYDLDQTGPRASEMAPGMLEIAIQNAKTYLLKTSSKSGLNLYDHLSNMLTKILDEHPENAVDIIENISQDVKMTHFSKKLDTLQNENEMLPTYEIAEKQKALFLQGNLEGTDQELEDEIAENSLSNVMESAFYFEQAGVGLGTDETYRIFLALKQLTDTHPIQKCHFWGKILGLEMNYIVAEVEFREGDEEDMEEEDITEERDNGDSEADEDEDELPRAFYKAPQAIPKEESRTGTNKYVYFVCNEPGRPWVKLPSVTPAQIVTARKIKKFFTGRLDTPIISYPPFPGNESNYLRAQIARISAGTQVSPLGFYQFNEEEGEEEEEVEGRRDNFEENPDFEGIRVIDLVESLSNWVHHVQHILPQGRCNWFNPIQKSEEEEEEDEEKEEKEEPDYTEQEVGPPLLTPISEDLEFQNTPPWTTRLSSNLTPQYAIAVLRSNLWPGAYAFSNGNKFENFYIGWGHKYSPESYTPPVLPPVYQEYPSGADVTEMDDPTVEEEQAFKAAQAAALLPAEENEVIEEEEDEDDYD; from the exons ATGGAAGAGTTGACCTCTttgaatcaagaaaaagaaacccaAGAACCAGGGGAAGCAGGGCAGCCACGGGAAGAAATGACAGCAGCTTCTTCCCAAGATCCTGAGCCTGGGTTATCTGAGCCCCCAGAATCCCAGACGGGTCCAGAGACTGAATCCCAGCCCAATAGCAGCCCTCCTCGGAGTCCCCAGACTAAAGCCAGCATGCCACTGGGCGACCTCACAAGACCAGGTGCATCATCTCCGGCTTTCCCTCCCCAGGAGGCCTCTTCTACTCCTTCTTCCCTGGCTCTTGCCAGACAGGACCTTGCAGCATCATGGCAGTCAGGCAAGACCACTAGTGTGATTTCTGAAGCTGGGACACCTTACGCTGACCACCTGGAACAATCACCTGATAAAGGAGAATCACCTCTTCATCAGACATGCCAATCAGAGGGAAATGCCTTTCAACAGTCTCAGAAAGCCAAACATCACGTTTTTGGAGCAAAGGATGTGAGCTATACCAACGCAAAACCAAAAGAGCTGGAATTTGATATTTTTCAGGAGGAAGATACAAACAGTAACTATGATCTGGATCAGACTGGGCCTAGGGCCTCTGAAATGGCCCCTGGCATGCTTGAGATTGCCATTCAGAATGCTAAGACTTACCTACTGAAGACCAGTAGCAAGTCCGGCTTAAATCT ATATGATCATCTTTCTAATATGCTGACCAAGATCTTAGATGAGCATCCTGAAAATGCTGTGGACATCATTGAAAATATTAGCCAAGATGTGAAGATGACACATTTTAGTAAAAAATTAGATACACTTCAAAATGAGAACGAGATGCTTCCAACATATGAAATAGCAGAGAAGCAAAAGGCTCTTTTTCTCCAGGGAAACTTGGAAGGAACTGACCAAGAACTGGAAGATGAAATA GCAGAAAATTCTCTTTCAAATGTAATGGAgtcagctttttattttgaacaagCTGGAGTTGGTCTGGGTACAGATGAGACTTACCGCATATTTCTTGCCCTCAAACAGCTTACTGACACCCACCCAATCCAAAAATGCCATTTCTGGGGCAAAATCTTGGGTCTGGAAATGAATTATATTGTGGCTGAAGTAGAATTTCGTGAGGGAGATGAAGAGGACATGGAAGAGGAAGATATAACTGAAGAGAGGGACAATGGAGATAGTGAAGCTGATGAAGATGAAGATGAATTACCAAGGGCCTTTTACAAGGCCCCGCAGGCTataccaaaagaagaaagtagaactGGTACCAATAAATATGTCTATTTTGTTTGCAATGAACCAGGAAGACCATGGGTGAAGTTACCATCGGTTACACCTGCACAAATTGTTACTGCAAGAAAAATCAAGAAGTTTTTCACTGGGCGATTGGATACTCCCATCATAAGCTACCCACCTTTCCCAGGAAATGAGAGCAATTACTTACGAGCACAAATTGCCAGAATTTCAGCAGGGACCCAAGTCAGCCCTCTAGGATTCTATCAGTTTaatgaagaggaaggagaggaggaagaagaagtagAAGGCAGGCGAGATAACTTTGAAGAAAACCCGGATTTCGAAGGCATTCGAGTGATTGATCTAGTGGAATCCCTATCCAACTGGGTTCATCATGTACAACATATTCTCCCTCAG GGTCGCTGTAATTGGTTCAATCCCATACAAAaaagtgaggaggaggaggaggaagatgaagaaaaagaagaaaaagaagaacctgACTACACAGAACAGGAAGTGGGGCCTCCTCTTTTGACACCAATTTCTGAAGATTTAG AGTTCCAAAATACACCACCGTGGACAACACGGCTCTCCTCAAATCTCACTCCTCAATATGCTATTGCAGTCCTTAGATCCAACCTTTGGCCTGGAGCATACGCCTTTTCCAATGGCAA CAAGTTTGAAAATTTCTACATAGGCTGGGGTCATAAATATAGCCCAGAGAGCTATACACCCCCAGTTCTACCACCAGTTTACCAAGAATACCCCAGTGGAGCAGATGTTACAGAAATGGATGATCCTACTGTGGAAGAAGAACAGGCTTTCAAAGCTGCACAAGCAGCAGCTCTACTTCCAGCTGAGGAAAATGAAGTAATCGAGGAAGAGGAAGATGAGGATGATTATGACTGA